The window CAATTAGGAGCAGagatggtttaaaaaagagacagagagacagagagggagaggggaggtgAAGCGTGAACCTGCAGATCCTTCACTGGCGCCTTTTGCTCTtgaggaaatgaataaatgaagtcGCGTGGGTCTGCCCGGAGGTCTGGCGCCGCGCCGAGCGCGCCCCACCCCGGCCCCTCTTCTGCCCGACTCCCTCAGGATATTTTTAGCGCTGGTGATGTTCCCTGTCAAATCACGTAACGGAAACAAGCCCACGGCTAGAGACCGGAGCGGCGCGGAGAGCCCTCACTCCGGTTCATCGCGATCTGCGGCGCTGAAGCTGATGAGATGAAATCTGGAATGAATGTGGTGCTCGGCGTGCTCGTGGTCCTTACCGGCTCCTCGCGTGCGGGAGGTAAGGCGGCGCGACTGGACATCCTGCTGACGCGAGCTGGGCTCGGTCTGGATTCGGCACGATGCGCGATCGATGTGCCGGGAAGTTGATTCGGGGCCGCGGGAGGCGTTTAATCACCGTTAAACCATCCGAGGATCTGCTCTTGACGCGATCTGTGACTCGGCGCCTCAGCAGgatgtgctttttgtttcattctcgACACATTTACCTGTTTCACCATAACGCCTGTCCACCAAGTTCAGGCAAGCAGCAACCAGCATTTCTAAATGAATTTATATATAAATGAGTTTAATTCCTCAGTAAATCCAGTAAAAGATAATGATGCGTTTCAGCGCCTCCAGCTGATCATTCAGTAATTCCTTTGTTAGACAGTGAGCTGACACAGATGATCATTATGTGAAAAACATGGTTCAAGACTGATTCCTGAACCATGTGCATGGTGGCGCAGTGGTTgttgcctcacagcaacaagTCCCTGATCCGAGTCCAGTCAGAGGCCTTAATGTGTGGAGTTGGTGTGTATTCCCTGGCAGGGTTCTCTATTTTCCTCCTTAAGTCTAAAATCTTGCATGTCATATTaactgtagtgtgtgtgtgtgtgtgtgtgtgtgtgtgtgtgtgtgtgtgtgtgtgtgtgtgtgtgtgtgtgtgtgtgtgtgtgtgtgtgtgtgtgtgtgtaaacctgAACAGGATGGATTCTGCTTTAATCAGCTTGTCACTTTGGAataagaattatttttttctgaccaCTAAACCCAAAAAGGTGTGATAAAGACTCTTAAAATGTGTCTCAGGTTTTAAGAAAATGTTAGAAGCACTAAGAGAAAGTATTCTGAACAGTCCGTCTGCGGATGGACACTCAGAAGTACACCATGGGTTGACCGTCTGCCTGTAACTTTTTTATGATGAGAGACTCAGACTCCTTTCTGAAGCAGGACTTGTTTTCCTGTCCAAGGTCCGAGCAGCGTTCTACCTCCCGGTTCCACTGCAGCCGCCTCGCCGTCGCCGAGCCACACTGGCTCTTCAGCACCTCCTGACCCGACACAGGATCCAGGGACCGAGGCCCCGCAGTGGAAACATGATCTGGCAGGCGAGAAGGAAATGTTGACTGAAAGCGCCGCTGGGACTCCTCAGTCGCAAGAGACGCTCCCCTCAACCTCCGACAGTCAGGAAAACACCATATTCACAacctggagctctgcagcaccGACAGACGGCCCCGCCGCCACCAGCAGCGCCGCGGACGCTGCGTCTTCTCCAGGTACGAATGTTTCTGCCTCTTATGTTCCATCCAGTCTTCAGCACCTCCGTCTGTTTACTGACCCCGATAAATGAatgctggctgtctgcaagGTTTATGGCCATTTCGTCTACTCCCAGTTCGTCTGAaattcccatttcgtctacaCCAAAactcccatttcgtctactcccAGTTCGTCTACTACCTTTTGGGCAAAcattcccatttcgtctactttTGTCTACTTCAACATCAGAccaccaaaataacattaattctGAAAGTTATTTAAGAAACAGGATATTTGTTATGAAAACTGCTACAACAGCTGTTTATttccctgaccctaacccttgAAGTTTGGTATTTAAAAGGTAAGAATaggtcaaaatatagtattacAGCAAAACCTGTGTAAAAgtagtgaaacatgtgggaaaaatgAAGACGACACAGAAATACCAGCCCGACACGACCCGTCCGTATCGAGTCACCGTGACCCTGAGGGACGTGAAGACAAAACGTCCTCCTCAAGTATCTCATCTGAGACGCTGGGAGACAAAACACCACGAGGACGGGACGCTTCGAGCCGTCTGCCTTTATTCAGCGTCACACGGCGGCCCTGCATCCCGAAGAGAGCTTTACTGAACCTACATACATGTTTACCAGCCTCCCAGTGTTCACAGAACTCCAGCACAGGCAGAAAGTCTGCTGCAAaaggtcattcattcattcactcattcatgcgtttgacttttaaatgagaaaaaaaaatcttcacttcggaccaaaacaaaaacaggcagcAGTTTTCATTCGACGGGTCTGAGTTACACTCTGGCTTCTATTTTTACCGTCACTAAATTTAAAGCATTTGGATGCTGAGGCTAGTCTTACTGGTAACAcagtcctgagtgtgtgtgtgtgtgtgtgtgtgtgtgtgtgcgtggggggGGCTTGTTGATGTGTTCAGAGTGACCTCCGGGCTTCGCTGTCTTTGAAGATTCTCTGCAGCGTTTTGATGTGATGCGGCTCTGTGCTCACACCctcgcctccagctgctgcagagggccTTTCATCCGGACCCCTCCCCACCTCTCCGCGGTTCGTCTCCACTCCTGACGGCTCGGCGCCGCTGACCGCCGTCTCCCTCGCCGCCGTTTCATCTCAGCCAGCCCGTGCGGGGACGGACGCGAGCTCGGCGGCTCCCGCCTCCACCGCACCGCCGGGGTCAGGATCCTCCTCCACAGGCAGCCGGCAGACCACCGGGCGGCCTCAgaccccggcccccggcccggCCCCTGCGGGGCCAACGCACCACGAGGGCCCGTCTGAACTCAATGTTGGGGATGAAGGTCAGAGGACACACTGTCAGCTTCTGAAACCGAACCACTGCGTCTGTACAGCAACTTGTTCGACCATCTGTTTGCTGCAGAGCTGAAGACGTCCCACCACGACTCCAGGTCCCGTCtggaccccctgctggccgGCCTGCTGTCAGTCTTCATCGTCAGCACGGCCATCGTCTTCGTCGTCCTGTTCCTCAAGTTCAGGCAGCGGACGAACCACCCAGAGTTCCACCGGCTGCAGGACCTGCCCATGGTGAGCGCCGGCGGTCAGCGCCTGAACGCTGCTCCGGGTGGATCTGAATCTCTGTCAGGAAGCGGCTCCAGGCTGTGCGATGACTGCTGTGGCGTCACGTTAAGCCTTCAACTCAAGGATAAATCATGCTTGACAGGATAAAAGTaagagcagagaagaaataGAAGCGGAACCCTTCCTTCCCTTTAGGCTTTATCGGACCACACAAGGACAGATTAGATGAAATAATCAGGAACATGTTGTGAAATACCTTGAGCTTCATGTTATTCCAACAAGAAACTTTAGACATCTAAGTTCTTATCAGGTTGTTATTATTTCTATGTTTTGATAAGATTTGTGCGGCATCTGCTGAATGGATTGCTAATCGTTCTCAATGGCTTTAAgaagtgttgtttgttttgctggtgTCCTGCAGGACGATCTGATGGAGGACACGCCGCTGTCCAGACACTCATACTGATGCAGCCGCCGCTCGCTGACCAGAGGCTCATCGAACACCAGGGAAACTCACTTTGGATCAGAGAAACACCTCTTTGCCTGAGAGCAGCCGGGTCCCCCCTCCTGGTTCAGTAACTGAGAGCTGAGGGTCCCTGATCGGTTTCTGGAAGCTTCTTCAAGCGAGACTCGTCAGAGAACTTCAGCTTTCTTCCACATTCCCCTTTAAagtcctggagctgctcagaggtcagacctcctctcctctgccccTCCCGGGACTGAGTCAGGTGCCTCTGCATCCCTGCCTGCAGCACTTTAATGTGGCATGAAGGGTCACACTGCCCCCTAGGGGACTCCTGAGGTAATGTGGATCAAGGTTATCAGGAAGACAGAATAACTTCTCTTCAGTTCTTGGGAAGG of the Salarias fasciatus chromosome 18, fSalaFa1.1, whole genome shotgun sequence genome contains:
- the LOC115405679 gene encoding mucin-1-like — encoded protein: MKSGMNVVLGVLVVLTGSSRAGGPSSVLPPGSTAAASPSPSHTGSSAPPDPTQDPGTEAPQWKHDLAGEKEMLTESAAGTPQSQETLPSTSDSQENTIFTTWSSAAPTDGPAATSSAADAASSPAAAEGLSSGPLPTSPRFVSTPDGSAPLTAVSLAAVSSQPARAGTDASSAAPASTAPPGSGSSSTGSRQTTGRPQTPAPGPAPAGPTHHEGPSELNVGDEELKTSHHDSRSRLDPLLAGLLSVFIVSTAIVFVVLFLKFRQRTNHPEFHRLQDLPMDDLMEDTPLSRHSY